The region CTGGCCGAACAGGACCCCCATGGCAGTCACCGTGCTCAGCGCCAGGGAGGCGCCCAGGAATACCATCCAGGGCGATGAGGATTTGCTGGCCAGGCTGATGCTGGCGAGCTGTGTTTTGTCGCCCAGCTCCGCCAGGAAGATGAGCACAAAAGTGGAGCTGAAGGCGACCCAGTCGCGCCGGCGCAGGGCGGCAGACTGGTCAGCATTATCCGCGTCGCAGACGAGCGATTCGTCCGTTTCCTCGGGCTGGCCGGCCTGGCGCAGATGTTGATATGCCAGATACAGGCCCATCGCAATAAACAGGACCGCGGCCACACGGCGAATGATAGCGGCCGGCAGTAACACGCCCATGGCCTGGCCGAATGCCACCCCAATACCGGTCAGGATGGTCAGCGCTAAAGAACCACCCAAAAAGACCGGCAGGACCGTGCGGTGTTTGCACACCTGCGTCAGCACGGCCAACTGGGTCTTGTCCCCCAACTCGGCAAGCAGTAACAGGCCAAAAGCAGAGATGAAATCTGCCCAATTCATCTGCGGCATACCTCTCCTCACACATCAAAAAAGCGAGACCTCTTGCCCGCCCATACACGAGAGCGTATGAACGGGTCAAAGGTCTCGCTGATTGAGCATAGTGCTCAACCGGTGGGCCAGGGCGGGACATCCACCCAGCATGTTGACCACACCGTGGCCAGCTACTCCCCTCTGACCGACAAGGCTATTGTAATTCGGGATCGCGAACACGTCAAATTCGGAATGCGGGAAAGGAGCCAGAGATATGCAAGGG is a window of Anaerolineae bacterium DNA encoding:
- a CDS encoding TMEM165/GDT1 family protein, translating into MPQMNWADFISAFGLLLLAELGDKTQLAVLTQVCKHRTVLPVFLGGSLALTILTGIGVAFGQAMGVLLPAAIIRRVAAVLFIAMGLYLAYQHLRQAGQPEETDESLVCDADNADQSAALRRRDWVAFSSTFVLIFLAELGDKTQLASISLASKSSSPWMVFLGASLALSTVTAMGVLFGQGISRLVPERILRLLSAAAFIILGVLIWFGVL